One Flavobacterium cerinum genomic window, TCACCGTGTAATAATCCAAGGGTATAACCGTGCATAAATTCGCTATCGGTTTTCAGGTTCATGGTTCCGTCCTTTTTCAGGATTTTTTTATACCGCTGTAAGAATTCCGAATTGGTCATTCTGTGTTTGGTACGCTTGTATTTAATTTGCGGATCCGGGAATGTAATCCAGATTTCATCTACTTCTCCTGCATCAAATACATGTTCTATAAGTTCAATCTGTGTTCGTATAAAAGCAACATTCGACAATCCGTTTTCCACAGCCGTTTTTGCTCCTCTCCAGAATCTTGCTCCTTTTATATCGATTCCGATAAAGTTTTTCTCCGGATATCGCGTTGCCAGTCCC contains:
- the trmB gene encoding tRNA (guanosine(46)-N7)-methyltransferase TrmB; the encoded protein is MGSKNKLKRFRENETFGNVFQPTREEVVSETFPFKGKWKKEVFKNDNPLVLELGCGKGEYSVGLATRYPEKNFIGIDIKGARFWRGAKTAVENGLSNVAFIRTQIELIEHVFDAGEVDEIWITFPDPQIKYKRTKHRMTNSEFLQRYKKILKKDGTMNLKTDSEFMHGYTLGLLHGEGHEVIYANHNVYKNEGAPEVVTAIQTFYEQQYLEQNKAITYIQFKIK